One genomic segment of Panicum virgatum strain AP13 chromosome 2N, P.virgatum_v5, whole genome shotgun sequence includes these proteins:
- the LOC120658421 gene encoding NAC domain-containing protein 45-like: protein MAPADLPPGFRFHPTDEELVNYYLKRKVHGLSIELDIIPEVDLYKCEPWELAEKSFLPSRDSEWYFFGPRDRKYPNGCRTNRATQAGYWKSTGKDRRVSYQNRPIGMKKTLVYYKGRAPQGLRTNWVMHEYRIEESECENTKGIQDSYALCRVFKKNAAFGEFHEQKQGECSSSQAKEKQEQFTNVRDAGQSSGSSEHGKDNSWMQFISDDLWRNKTK from the exons atggcgccggcTGATCTCCCGCCAGGCTTTAGGTTCCATCCAACTGACGAGGAGCTTGTGAACTACTACCTCAAGAGGAAGGTCCATGGTCTCAGCATCGAGCTCGACATAATCCCTGAGGTAGACCTCTACAAATGTGAGCCCTGGGAGCTAGCAG AGAAATCATTCCTGCCTAGCAGAGACTCCGAGTGGTACTTCTTTGGGCCAAGGGATAGGAAGTATCCAAATGGATGCCGCACGAACCGTGCAACCCAGGCAGGATACTGGAAATCAACAGGCAAAGATCGGCGGGTCAGCTACCAGAACAGACCGATTGGCATGAAGAAGACATTGGTCTACTACAAGGGTCGAGCTCCTCAGGGTCTGAGGACCAACTGGGTGATGCATGAGTACCGCATCGAAGAGAGCGAATGCGAGAACACCAAGGGGATTCAG GACTCCTATGCACTGTGTCGCGTATTCAAGAAAAATGCGGCGTTTGGAGAGTTCCATGAGCAAAAGCAAGGAGAGTGCAGCTCATCACAAGctaaagaaaaacaagaacagtTTACAAACGTCAGGGATGCTGGACAGTCATCTGGTTCAAGTGAGCATGGTAAAGACAACTCATGGATGCAGTTCATATCTGATGATCTATGGCGCAACAAAACAAAGTGA